A region of the Streptomyces durocortorensis genome:
GACGGTCAGGGGCAGGGCGCCGATGGAGGCGGGCTGGTCCACGATCACCAGGACGGTGCCGAACTTCGCGGCCAGCTTGTCGAAGACGGCTCGCAGCTTCGGATCGCTGTTGGGCAGCTGCTGGTCGAAGACCTTCTTCCCGGCCGGGGTCAGTCCGTGGCCGTGATGAGCGCTCTTGCCGACGTCCAAGCCCAGGAACACGCCCACGTCTACGGTGTCGAACATCGCGCCCTTCTCGGAGTGTCGAACGTGCCGGCCTCGGCAGTGGTGTCGTACTCGCGCATCCACGTTATGCAGACCTGCCGCCCGCGAACTGTCCCGCATTGCGCCGGACCGGACGGTGGCCGGACCTCTCATCAGCGTCTCCGACGGCACCTCCCGGACCCGGAGACGCCACCCCCCCCAGGCCATGTCTTCGGCAGGGGGCAGCAGTCATGCCGGGCCCGGAGGCCAGCGGCCCTCTTGCAGGACCGCGAAAAAGAGAACGGGGCGTGCAGGACCGCGTAAGGGCTGTCCCGTAGTCCCTGGCGCGCGCGGCGTCAGCTACGGCACCTCGCCGCGTTGTCGGAACGCCCGCGTACATCCCGCATGCGGACGTCCCTCCTTTCGTCAGGCCGGTGGGCACGCAGGAGCGTTGAGGAAGAGCGGAAGCTCCTGATAGGCGGGTTGCCGACCAGCTTCAACCTGTCTGTCCGGAGCTTCACGTGCTTCTCTATCCATCGGGGATCGATCTGTCCAGCTCGACCCTGCGTTACCTGTCCGAGCTGCTGACAGCCCGGCGCCGTGAACGTGGCACGCGATGGTGCTGCCTGACCGCGGACCGACAGGCCCTGCTCGTCCTGGCCCACCTGCACTGCCGGCATACGTATGCCCAGCTCGCGTCCGGCTTCGGGATCGGGCTGGCCACCGTTTACCGGTACATCGCCGAGGCGGTCGAGGTCCTGGCCGCCTGCACTCCCACCTCCAGCAGGCCATGACCGTCGCCGCCAACAAGGCATTCGTCATCCTGGACGGCACATTGCTGTCCATACCGCATCGCCGCTGACCGCCCCTACTACTCCGGCAAGCACAAGTGGCACGGCATGAACGTCCAGGTCGTCGCTGATGCCTTCGGACGCCTGCTCTGGGCCTCACCTGTCCTGCCAGGTGCCGTCCACGGCATCAAGGCCGTACGCACTCACGGGATCATCGAAGCACTGACCAAAGCGGTCTTCCGAACGTGGGCAGACAAGGGATATCTGGGAGCTCGCGGGACGATCCTGGTGCCTTATCGGGACCGCTGGAGCACGCTTCCGACCGGGAAGCGGGCGGTGCACTCCTCCCGCGACAGGATCCGAGCCGTCGGCGAGCAGACCAATGCCACCCTGAAAGTTGGCGGCTCCTGCGCAAACTCCGTTGCGGCACCACCCGCATCACCGGCATCGTCGAGGCCGTCCTGGCCTTGCACCTCGCCACGTCGGCCTGAGGTCGGTGCAGTTCCTGATGCCGTGGACAAGAGAGCAGCGCCGCCAGCAAACAACATCAAGGGAGCCCTCTCACCGTGGCAGACGTCAGAGTCACCTATGACGAGACAGTGGACGCAGCGTACGTGTACCTCACCGAACCGCAGTCCCGCGCGGAGTCCGCGCGCATGTATCCCTGCGCTTCGGCGGACATTGACGCCATGATCAACCTCGATTTCGACGAGCAGGGCCGTCTCATCGGCATCGAGGTGTTGGCCGCCAGCTCAAAATTGCCCAAGTACCTGCTCCAGTCCGCAGAGCGGCTGGACACCGAAGACTCATGAACAGTCGAGCACCGCCCTGGCGGTGGTGGCCAGGTCCGCGAGTCGCGCTTCGGCCTCGGCCGGGGCGGCGGTCAAGTGCTGGATCTGGTCGCGTAGTTCACCGGCCCGGGCGGTGGTCTCGTCGTGCTGGGCCTGGAGGCCGGCCAGGAACTCGGTGACGTTCACGCGGCCAGCCCGAGCGTGTCGCGCCAGGCCGGAGACGGCGTGGTGAGGCGGCGGGCCATGTTCGCGACCGAGGCTCAGTAGACGCGTGAGGCGGAGGTGTCGGGCCGGTGGTCGTACTCACGGGCGAGGCGGCGGTGCAGGGCTTGGCGGGCCGAACGGAGAGGAAAGGGCCTGGACATCGGGCGGCCACCCGAACACGATCTGCGCCGGATCATGGACGCCATCCTCTATGTCGACCGGACCGGGATTCCCTGGCGGTATCTGCCTCACGACTTCGCCCCATGGGAAACCGTCTACGGATACTTCGCCGCCTGGCAGAAGGACGAGGTCTTCGACCAGCTCAACGGTCTCCTGCGGCAACTGGTCCGGAAGCCGAAGGCCGCGACGCCGAGCCGAGCGCCTGCGTCCTGGACGCCCAGAGCATCAAGACCTCAGCCAATGTGCCCTCGGCCGGCCAGGGCATCGACGCGGGCAAGAAGATCGCAGGCCGCAAACGGCACATCGGCGTCGACACACTTGGCCTTTTTCTGGCCGTGCTGGTCACCGCCGCCAGCGTCTCCGACAACGCCGGCGGCATCCATCTGCTCTCAGGCATCGCCGAAGGCCACCCCCGCATCACCAAAGCCTGGGCCGGCACCGGCTACCGCACCAAGGTCATCGAGCACGGCGCCCGCCTGGGCATCGACGTCGAAGTCACCCGCCGCGACCCTGCCCAGAAGGGCTTCAAGGTCATCCCGCGACGCTGGGTCGTCGAGCGGACCTTCGGCTGGCTCATGCACCGCCGCCGCCTCGCCCGCGACTACGAGACCCACCCCCACCGCTCCGAAGCCATGATCAAGGTGGCCATGGTCGACCTCATAAGCCGACGGCTCACCCGCGAATCGCCCCCGAACTGGCGCGACACATGACCACTCGCCGCCGCATCATCACGAGCTCGCCGGCCTCTGTCGCAACACGCTGAATCGCTGATCCACCAGGTCAACACACTCATGCAGACCCGGAGCCGGTAGACCGGCACACTCACGCATCACGGCAGTGGCCTGCACATTCCGCCCGGCCGAAACGAGGCCGTCCACCCCCGCCTGCACCTCAACCGAGAGCCGGTCCCACAGAGCATTCCCCATACCCGCATTGAACCCGACGGACCGCACCCAGGAGCGACCACGATCCGCCGCCTTACCAAACACACCCGGCAGGACAAAACGCTCTTTTAGTCGAGCTGGCCCCAGGCCATGGAGTCGGTGCGGCGGGCGGCGGGTAGGAGCCAGTTATACGTGCGGAGATCCATTTTCCGGTCAGTCTTAGCGGCCGCCCGGCGGGCAGATCCGGTCCGGCAGCCAAGTGGGGAGGCCGCGGCGTTCGTCCGAGGAGAGGTCGCGACCGAGGGTGCCGCACAGCTCCTTCTTCCAGAGCTCCGGATCGAGGTGGAGGACGTTCACGGCAGCCTTGTCGATGCGCCGGAGCAGGGTCCTGCCGTCGTGGGAGGCCGCCAGGAACTCCTGTTCCTCCGCGAACACGTACGAATCGCCGCGGCCCTCGGGGTCCGCCGCGTCCTGGAACCGGATGGAGTTCCCATTGGCCAGAAAGTACACGGAGCTGTCCGACTGGAAGCCGTGCTCGAACATGTGGAACCGGTGCAGCGGCCCGACCGGGCCAAGCACCCTCCGCAGGGGCTGCCCGGCCTGCCCCACCGACCACACTTCCACCATGAGCCCCTTGGTTTGCACGACTGCGAAATCACCGCTCCGGTCGAGAACGGCGGTGCTGACGTCGGGTCCCAGCCTGACCGCAAGCCTTTTGTTCTCCTTGCCCGTACGTAGGGAGATGGCACGGATGACCGGGTCACCGGCGACCAGGCTCTGTACGTGTCCCGGCTCGGGGTGAGGGGAGGCCGTGAACTGCGCCAGGCTCTCCCCGGCGAACCCTAGGTCGCGGACGTCGATGGGCTTCGAGAGGCGTCGGCCGTCACGGGCGTTCCAGTGCTCGATGATGCTGCCGGAGATGGTCAGCAGCTCGTCGCGCGGGCCGAAGAAGACCCGCACGTTCTCGTCCTCGGGAGGCGGTTGGGTCACGATGTCGGTGGCTGTACGCAGGGAGGGGAGTTCCCAGACCCGGACCTTGTCCGGACCGATGAGGTCGGCGGCCAGCGTTCCGCTCCGGTCGGCCTTCAGCTCTGGCAGATCCTCGATGAAATTTGTCCTCGTCTTCCGCGGAGGCCGTTTCACCTCCTTGATGAGCGTCGATCCCTCCGTGCCCATGCGCACGATGCCCAGGCTGTCGCCGTCCTCCCCGAGGCGGACCACCGTCTCGCCCCCCTCGCCCCATGCCGCACCGCTGAGCAGCACCGGAGGGCTGTCGGCGTTGATGGTGCTCCAGCTCAGGGGACGACCGGTCACCGAGGTCTCGTCCGGGACGATCAGTACGGGCTCCTCCGGATCTCCCACGAGGGACATGTCATCTTCAACGAGTCCGGGCAAACTGCTGGGCCCCAGGGCCTCCCGCACCTTGCCTTCCGGGCGCGTCCCGACGACATGCCAGGTGGCCCCCGCCGTGCTCACCGCGAAGTGGTCACCCGTCCCGTCGATCGCGATGCTCTTGCACGAGGTGCTGAACTCACCCGGCCGGTACCTGGTCAGTACCCGGCCGTCCGCGACCCGGAGGGCCTCGTAGGCGACATCCTTCCCCAGCCGCGACTCCCGGCAGACGACCAGCACCGCGCCGTCGCCCGACAGGGCGAGACGAGGTACATACGATGCACGGACGCCGGTCGCCAGCGTCCGCGTCCGTCCCGTGCCGATGTCGACCGCGACCAGTGAGCCCGTCCCGTCCTTCTCCTGTTCGGCGTCGGGCCGCAGATGAGCCACGAGGGTGCCCGCGTTCGGCCCGAACCACACCCGGTCGACGGCGGGCAGCCGCCCGGGCAGCTCCCGCGTCCGCCGGGTCGCCAGTTCCCGGATCCGTACCTTTCCGTCGATCACGGTGACGACCTCGCGGGCGTCCGGGGAGAAATCCGCGAGGCCGAGGCGCTGGGACAACGCGGGTCCCGGCTCCCCGAACTCCTTGCCGAGGATCTTGTCCTCCCTGCCCAGCACCGCCGACCCGTCCGCTCCCGCCGGGTCCACGTCGTGCCAGACCAGGGTGCCGCCGTCCTTCGTCGACAGGTAGGCGATCCTGCGGCCGTCCCGGCTGACCATCGGGAAAAAGGCCTGTTCGGCGTGGGGGAGGCGGGCGCGTACGACCCGCTCGTCGGCGCCCCGGACGAAGAGCACGGCGCCCCCGTCCCTGCTGGTGGTCCCTCCGGCCCTGGTCGTCACGAGGACCACACGGCCGTCCGTGCTCGTCGCCACCTGGCTTATCGGGGCGTCGGTCGCGGACAGGGCCCACCGGGAGAGCACGAAGTGGTCGTAGCGGCGCAGCAGCGCGCTGCGCGCCTCCTCTGTGGGGAAGAGGTCGTGGGCTGCCATGGCGACCAGAGCGGCACCCCCCGGGTCCCGTTGCGCCAGCTCGTCTGAGAGGACCGCCAGCGAGCGCGAGCGTCC
Encoded here:
- a CDS encoding DUF2283 domain-containing protein — encoded protein: MADVRVTYDETVDAAYVYLTEPQSRAESARMYPCASADIDAMINLDFDEQGRLIGIEVLAASSKLPKYLLQSAERLDTEDS
- a CDS encoding nSTAND1 domain-containing NTPase; the protein is MAAAVVRVRGRDGMVAGAGFLVTDDLVLTCAHVVSDALDRPREEAVESGAEVAIDLPLAGDAGGSYDGGDRIAEVRRWIPVAPDRTGDMALLQLGDPIPGARPLPLADPPEGVWHHHARAVGFTDDHPGGIWHSGTFRGPTQEGWIQLSRGDGESVYVKRGFSGSPVWNDELGAVVGLMVAAEPGRETQQAFALRTRTLLDALPELVPLVTPPTPFRGLATFQEADAHIFFGRDDDIEEVVTALHGDRPPVTLYGPSGCGKSSLVLAGVVPKMREAGYAVLVVNAGHIASLRSALATELYRLARAQESEEAKSAEYMEAQLVKEGLADALHRALGPTAARVLVVVDQAESLLDRTEAEMVEAARLLFPKAQPGNVRVLLTLRADFVDAALNHPFMGPALKDGTNVPLTPMSGDQLADVISEPVRRLPTVAYDPGLEQRILDDAGGAPGILPLLGFVLTQVWDRQSGGRLRLTTYDEIGGVHGALARHAEQAWRECVRPVDETDALRLLTGLVRVLPGSEAPLRRMLTREETGEARWRIARALAERRLLVLRGKEGEPQTAELAHEALIRTWPTLAGQVQTDSDLLAARAELRHDLDRWEMTGRSPDLLPGPIHLASLTSRIHAREDELSAEESAFIDLAARRHRLRRARVRAAWGVAALVLALIAGLGTFLVQQSRVSAEREAEGRSRSLAVLSDELAQRDPGGAALVAMAAHDLFPTEEARSALLRRYDHFVLSRWALSATDAPISQVATSTDGRVVLVTTRAGGTTSRDGGAVLFVRGADERVVRARLPHAEQAFFPMVSRDGRRIAYLSTKDGGTLVWHDVDPAGADGSAVLGREDKILGKEFGEPGPALSQRLGLADFSPDAREVVTVIDGKVRIRELATRRTRELPGRLPAVDRVWFGPNAGTLVAHLRPDAEQEKDGTGSLVAVDIGTGRTRTLATGVRASYVPRLALSGDGAVLVVCRESRLGKDVAYEALRVADGRVLTRYRPGEFSTSCKSIAIDGTGDHFAVSTAGATWHVVGTRPEGKVREALGPSSLPGLVEDDMSLVGDPEEPVLIVPDETSVTGRPLSWSTINADSPPVLLSGAAWGEGGETVVRLGEDGDSLGIVRMGTEGSTLIKEVKRPPRKTRTNFIEDLPELKADRSGTLAADLIGPDKVRVWELPSLRTATDIVTQPPPEDENVRVFFGPRDELLTISGSIIEHWNARDGRRLSKPIDVRDLGFAGESLAQFTASPHPEPGHVQSLVAGDPVIRAISLRTGKENKRLAVRLGPDVSTAVLDRSGDFAVVQTKGLMVEVWSVGQAGQPLRRVLGPVGPLHRFHMFEHGFQSDSSVYFLANGNSIRFQDAADPEGRGDSYVFAEEQEFLAASHDGRTLLRRIDKAAVNVLHLDPELWKKELCGTLGRDLSSDERRGLPTWLPDRICPPGGR